From the genome of Gorilla gorilla gorilla isolate KB3781 chromosome 4, NHGRI_mGorGor1-v2.1_pri, whole genome shotgun sequence, one region includes:
- the TOP3A gene encoding DNA topoisomerase 3-alpha isoform X3 yields the protein MNLIIICMARQSCNPLVLFEAEIEKYCPENFVDIKKTLERETRQCQALVIWTDCDREGENIGFEIIHVCKAVKPNLQVLRARFSEITPHAVRTACENLTEPDQRVSDAVDVRQELDLRIGAAFTRFQTLRLQRIFPEVLAEQLISYGSCQFPTLGFVVERFKAIQAFVPEIFHRIKVTHDHKDGIVEFNWKRHRLFNHTACLVLYQLCMEDPMATVVEVRSKPKSKWRPQALDTVELEKLASRKLRINAKETMRIAEKLYTQGYISYPRTETNIFPRDLNLTVLVEQQTPDPRWGAFAQSILERGGPTPRNGNKSDQAHPPIHPTKYTNSLQGDEQRLYEFIVRHFLACCSQDAQGQETTVEIDIAQERFVAHGLMILARNYLDVYPYDHWSDKILPVYEQGSHFQPSTVEMVDGETSPPKLLTEADLIALMEKHGIGTDATHAEHIETIKARMYVGLTPDKRFLPGHLGMGLVEGYDSMGYEMSKPDLRAELEADLKLICDGKKDKFVVLRQQVQKYKQVFIEAVAKAKKLDEALAQYFGNGTELAQQEEIYPAMPEPIRKCPQCNKDMVLKTKKNGGFYLSCMGFPECRSAVWLPDSVLEASRDSSVCPVCQPHPVYRLKLKFKRGSLPPTMPLEFVCCIGGCDDTLREILDLRFSRGPPRASQPSGRLQANQSLNRMDNSQHPQPADSRQTGPSKALAQTLPPPTAAGESNSVTCNCGQEAVLLTVRKEGPNQGRQFFKCNGGSCNFFLWADSPNPGAGGPPALAYRPLGASLGRPPGPGIHLGGFGNPGDGSGSGTSCLCSQPSVTRTVQKDGPNKGRQFHTCAKPREQQCGFFQWVDENTAPGTSGAPSWTGDRGRTLGSEARSKRPRASSSDMGSTAKKPRKCSLCHQPGHTRPFCPQNR from the exons gCAGAGCTGCAACCCTCTTGTCCTCTTTGAAGCAGAAATTGAAAAGTACTGCCCAGAGAATTTTGTAGACATCAAG AAAACTTTGGAACGAGAGACTCGCCAGTGCCAGGCTCTGGTGATCTGGACTGACTGTGATAGAGAAGGTGAAAACATCGGGTTTGAGATTATCCACGTGTGTAAGGCTG TAAAGCCCAATCTGCAGGTGTTGCGAGCCCGATTCTCTGAGATCACACCCCATGCCGTCAGGACAGCTTGTGAAAACCTGACCGAGCCTGATCAGAGGGTGAGCGATGCTGTGGATGTGAGGCAGGAGCTGGACCTGAGGATTG GAGCTGCCTTTACTAGGTTCCAGACCCTGCGGCTTCAGAGGATTTTTCCTGAGGTGCTGGCAGAGCAGCTCATCAGTTACGGCAGCTGCCAGTTCCCCACACTGGGCTTTGTGGTGGAGCGGTTCAAAGCCATTCAGGCTTTTGTACCAGAAATCTTCCACAGAATTAAAG TAACTCATGACCACAAAGATGGTATCGTAGAATTCAACTGGAAAAGGCATCGACTCTTTAACCACACGGCTTGCCTAGTTCTCTATCAGTTGTGTATGGAG GATCCCATGGCAACTGTGGTAGAGGTCAGATCTAAGCCCAAGAGCAAGTGGCGGCCTCAAGCCTTGGACACTGTG GAGCTTGAGAAGCTGGCTTCTCGAAAGTTGAGAATAAATGCTAAAGAAACCATGAGGATTGCTGAGAAGCTCTACACTCAAGG GTACATCAGCTATCCCCGAACAGAAACAAACATTTTTCCTAGAGACTTAAACCTGACGGTGTTGGTGGAACAGCAGACCCCCGATCCACGCTGGGGGGCCTTCGCCCAGAGCATTCTAGAGCGGGGTGGTCCCACCCCACGCAATGGGAACAAGTCTGACCAAGCTCACCCTCCCATTCACCCCACCAAATACACCAACAGCTTACAG GGAGATGAACAGCGACTGTACGAGTTTATTGTTCGCCATTTCCTGGCTTGCTGCTCCCAGGATGCTCAGGGGCAGGAGACCACAGTGGAGATCGACATCGCTCAGGAACGCTTTGTGGCCCACGGCCTCATGATTCTGGCCCGAAACTATCTGGATGTGTATCCATATGATCACTGGAGTGACAAG ATCCTCCCTGTCTATGAGCAAGGATCCCACTTTCAGCCCAGCACCGTGGAGATGGTGGACGGGGAGACCAGCCCACCCAAGCTGCTCACCGAGGCCGACCTCATTGCCCTCATGGAGAAGCATGGCATTG GTACGGATGCCACTCATGCGGAGCACATCGAGACCATCAAAGCCCGGATGTACGTGGGCCTCACCCCAGACAAGCGGTTCCTCCCTGGGCACCTGGGCATGGGACTTGTGGAAG GTTATGATTCCATGGGCTATGAAATGTCTAAGCCTGACCTCCGGGCTGAACTGGAAGCTGATCTGAAGCTGATCTGTGATGGCAAAAAGGACAAATTTGTGGTTCTAAGGCAGCAAGTGCAGAAATACAAGCAGGTTTTCATTGAAGCGGTGGCTAAAGCAAAGAA ATTGGACGAGGCCTTggcccagtactttgggaatggGACAGAGTTGGCCCAGCAAGAAGAGATCTACCCAGCCATGCCAGAGCCCATCAGGAAGTGCCCACAGTGCAACAAGGACATGGTCCTTAAGACCAAGAAGAATGGCGG GTTCTACCTCAGCTGCATGGGTTTCCCAGAGTGTCGCTCAGCTGTGTGGCTTCCTGACTCGGTGCTGGAGGCCAGCAGGGACAGTAGTGTGTGTCCAGTTTGTCAGCCACACCCTGTGTACAG GTTAAAGTTAAAGTTTAAGCGCGGTAGCCTTCCCCCGACCATGCCTCTGGAGTTTGTTTGCTGCATCGGTGGATGCGACGACACCCTGAGGGAGATCCTGGACCTGAGGTTTTCACGGGGCCCCCCCAGGGCTAGCCAGCCCTCTGGCCGCCTGCAGGCTAACCAGTCCCTGAACAGGATGGACAACAGCCAGCACCCCCAGCCTGCTGACAGCAGACAGACTGGGCCCTCAAAGGCTCTGGCCCAGACCCTCCCACCACCCACGGCTGCTGGTGAAAGCAATTCTGTGACCTGCAACTGTGGCCAGGAGGCTGTGCTGCTCACTGTCCGTAAGGAGGGCCCCAACCAGGGCCGGCAGTTCTTTAAGTGCAACGGAGGTAGCTGCAACTTCTTCCTGTGGGCAGACAGCCCCAATCCGGGAGCAGGAgggcctcctgccttggcatatAGACCCCTGGGCGCCTCCCTGGGACGCCCACCAGGCCCAGGGATCCACCTAGGTGGGTTTGGCAACCCTGGTGATGGCAGTGGTAGTGGCACATCCTGCCTTTGCAGCCAGCCTTCCGTCACACGGACTGTGCAGAAGGATGGACCCAACAAGGGGCGCCAGTTCCACACATGTGCCAAGCCGAGAGAGCAGCAGTGTGGCTTCTTCCAGTGGGTCGATGAGAACACCGCTCCAG